Proteins encoded in a region of the Ranitomeya imitator isolate aRanImi1 chromosome 9, aRanImi1.pri, whole genome shotgun sequence genome:
- the LOC138648651 gene encoding uncharacterized abhydrolase domain-containing protein DDB_G0269086-like, which yields MEGSVPWKQELKMEGSAPERQELNMEGSAPEKQELNMEDSAPEKQELNMEGSAPEKQELKMEGSDPEKQELNMEGSAPEKQELNMEGSAPEKQELSMKGSAPEKQELNMEGSAPEKQELKMEGSAVENQELSMEGSTPEKQELNMEGSAPEKQELNMEGSAPEKQELNMEGSAPEKQELNMEGSAVENQELNMEGSAPEKQELNMEEKQELNMEGSAPEKQELKMEGSAVENQELSMEDSTPEKQELNMEGSAPEKQELNMEGSAVENQELSIEGSAPEKQELNMEGSAVENQELDMEGSAPEKQELSMEGSALEKQELNMEGSAPEKQEPNTEVSAVENQELDMEGSAPEKQKLNMKGSALEKQELNMEGSAPEKQKLNMKGSAPEKQELDMEGSAPEKQELNMEEKQELDMEGSAPENQELSMEGSAPEKQELDMEGSAAQKQELSMEGSAAEKQELNMEGAGTGHGGFSRGEAGTEHGGFSHGESGTEHGGFSLGEAGTGHGGCRNWTWRVQPWRSRN from the exons ATGGAGGGTTCAGTTCCGTGGAAGCAGGAACTAAAgatggagggttcagccccagagaggcaggaactgaacatggagggttcagccccagagaagcaggaactgaacatggaggattcagccccagagaagcaggaactgaacatggagggttcagccccagagaagcaggaactaAAGATGGAGGGTTCAgacccagagaagcaggaactgaacatggagggttcagccccggagaagcaggaactgaacatggagggttcagccccagagaagcaggaactgagCATGAAGGGTTCAGCtccggagaagcaggaactgaacatggagggttcagccccagagaaACAGGAACTAAAGATGGAGGGTTCAGCTGTGGAGAATCAGGAACTGAGCATGGAGGGTTCAaccccagagaagcaggaactgaacatggagggttcagcccctgagaagcaggaactgaacatggagggttcagccccagagaagcaggaactgaacatggagggttcagccccagagaagcaggaactgaacatggagggttcagctgtGGAGAatcaggaactgaacatggagggttcagccccggagaagcaggaactgaacatggagg agaagcaggaactgaacatggagggttcagccccagagaagcaggaactaAAGATGGAGGGTTCAGCTGTGGAGAATCAGGAACTGAGCATGGAGGATTCAaccccagagaagcaggaactgaacatggagggttcagccccagagaagcaggaactgaacatggagggttcagctgtGGAGAATCAGGAACTGAGCATAGAGGGTTCAGCcccggagaagcaggaactgaacatggagggttcagctgtGGAGAATcaggaactggacatggagggttcagccccagagaagcaggaactgagcatggagggttcagccctggagaagcaggaactgaacatggagggttcagccccagagaagcaggaaccGAACACGGAGGTTTCAGCTGTGGAGAATcaggaactggacatggagggttcagccccagagaagcagaAACTGAACATGAAGGGTTCAGCCctggagaagcaggaactgaacatggagggttcagccccagagaagcagaAACTGAACATGAagggttcagccccagagaagcaggaactggacatggagggttcagccccagagaagcaggaactgaacatggagg agaagcaggaactggacatggagggttcagccccagagaaTCAGGAACTGagcatggagggttcagccccggagaagcaggaactggacatggagggttcagcaGCACAGAAGCAGGAACTGAGCATGGAGGGTTCAGCCgcggagaagcaggaactgaacatggagggtgcaggaactggacatggagggttcagccgtggagaagcaggaactgaacatggagggttcagccatGGAGAatcaggaactgaacatggagggttcagcctcggagaagcaggaactggacatggagggtgcaggaactggacatggagggttcagccgtggagaagcaggaactga